In Funiculus sociatus GB2-C1, the genomic window TTACATTAAGTTTAGTTTTCCTGCTAGCGAAGCTACCTACCTTTACTCTGGTTAATCGGGATTTCAATCCAGAACTCAGTTCCTTCTCCTACTTCCGAGAAACACTTCAGGACTCCGCCGTGTTTCTCAACCACAATTTGATAGCTGATAGATAAGCCCAATCCTGCCCCTTTGCCAACAGGTTTAGTAGTAAAGAAGGGGTCAAACAGCTTAGGTTTCACTTCTGGGGAGATACCTGGGCCGTTGTCTCGAATCCGAATCACTACACGAGGGTTGTCGTCATTTGCTAAAACCTCAGTGCGAATCTTAATAGAAGAGATTGGGAGTTCGGTGCTAAAAATTGGAGGTTTTTGGTATCCCCGTACAAAACTCGGCTGCAAATTTTCTATAGTCCTAATAGCTAAATTCTGATAGCTGTACTCCTCCAGCGCATCAATTGCATTGGCGATGATATTCATAAATACCTGATTTATCTGCCCACCATAACACTGCACGAGGGGCAAATCTCCGTACTCTTTGATCAGCTCAATTCCCGGATTTCCCAGCTTTGCCTTCAGTCGATGCTGTAAAATCAGCAGCGTACTATCTAGCCCTTCGTGAATATTAAGTTGCTTGCTTTCCGCTTGATCGCTGCGAGAGAAGTTCTGCAAGCTAAGGACAATTTGGCGAATGCGGTCTGCTCCCAGTTTCATCGACGACAGCATTTTAGATAAGTCTTCTCGCACGAAATCTAAGTCAATACTTTCCTGTTGAACTTGGATTTCTGGTACTGGCTGAGGATAATAATGCTGGTATAGGTGTAGCAAGTGCAGCAAATCTTGAGTATATTGATCTGCATAAGTCAAATTGCCGTAAATGAAGCTGACTGGGTTATTAATTTCGTGAGCAACACCTGCAACTAATTGCCCCAAACTAGACATTTTTTCACTTTGAACCATTTGGGATTGAGTGTTTTGCAGCTTTTGCATTGCTGTTTCCAACTCAGTCGTTTGTTGTCGTAGAAAAGCAATTAATTGCTTTTGTGCAGCTTCCGATTGCCGCAACGCCTCAATAGCTTGCTTGCGCTCCGTAATATCTTCGGAAATGCCCAGTAAATATCGCGGTCTTCCTGATTCGTCGAGAAGCGGTATTTTCCTAGTGAGAAATATTCTTAAACCTCTATGTTTGGTCTGAATTTGTTGTTCGGAAATATCCAAAAGTTTTTGTTTTCCCAGCACTCTGCGCTCGTGAGCTGTTAACAAATCAGCTTGTTCTTCTGCAAATAAGTCGTAGTCATTTTTGCCGATTACATCTTCTTTCAAATAGCCAGTTATTTCTTCGCTGGCTTTGTTGCAGTAGAGAAAGCGCAGGTCATTAGCTTCTTTGATGAAAACCCCAATTGGCAGGTTTTCTACTACAGAATTAAGGAAATTTTGGAGATGCCGCGTTTCTTCTTCTGCCTGCTTGCGCTCTCTAATTTCACTTTCTAATTTTTGATTAGTCTGCAATAGCTCTTCGGTGCGCTTTGCTACCAAAGATTCTAAATTGGCGTTTACTTTGAAAAGATCAGCATTCGCCTGCTCTAGCTGGTCTTGGGTATCTGCGAAGACCCCTTGCTCCTCGCCGAATATGGAGTAGTAACGCCTCAGAGCAATTAAGGTTCCAGCGGCTAGAACAGTTATTAGGTCAATGCTTGCTTGAATTGCAAAAATGGTTGAGGCGCTTTGATGTCCGCCTACAGCTAGGGCCACGTGGGCTGAATGTCCAACGCCGCTGAAGAAAACTGCGATAGTTGCTAGTACAAGAGGA contains:
- a CDS encoding ATP-binding protein, with the protein product MLSVLYLSTNTFIAACYYTIAFLIFQGLIRRQHLLSNPLVLATIAVFFSGVGHSAHVALAVGGHQSASTIFAIQASIDLITVLAAGTLIALRRYYSIFGEEQGVFADTQDQLEQANADLFKVNANLESLVAKRTEELLQTNQKLESEIRERKQAEEETRHLQNFLNSVVENLPIGVFIKEANDLRFLYCNKASEEITGYLKEDVIGKNDYDLFAEEQADLLTAHERRVLGKQKLLDISEQQIQTKHRGLRIFLTRKIPLLDESGRPRYLLGISEDITERKQAIEALRQSEAAQKQLIAFLRQQTTELETAMQKLQNTQSQMVQSEKMSSLGQLVAGVAHEINNPVSFIYGNLTYADQYTQDLLHLLHLYQHYYPQPVPEIQVQQESIDLDFVREDLSKMLSSMKLGADRIRQIVLSLQNFSRSDQAESKQLNIHEGLDSTLLILQHRLKAKLGNPGIELIKEYGDLPLVQCYGGQINQVFMNIIANAIDALEEYSYQNLAIRTIENLQPSFVRGYQKPPIFSTELPISSIKIRTEVLANDDNPRVVIRIRDNGPGISPEVKPKLFDPFFTTKPVGKGAGLGLSISYQIVVEKHGGVLKCFSEVGEGTEFWIEIPINQSKGR